The nucleotide sequence cttagaatcaataccatttattggctttctatccactgagccacccagctgtccccagtttctgaggtttctgaaaaagaacactagatttgtagttggaccatgttggattaAACTTAAATTCTGCTGCTGAATATCTGTGTAGCCACTATGCCAATCAATccacctctttgggcctcaattttctcatctataaaattaggggattgAATTAGGATTTCTTCCAGCACTGAACACCTATGATGAAAATCATTTTCCATGACAAGTTCAACTTTCATCAAGACTCATTAAAATGTTCAAATCGGgaccaggaggaaaaaaagactatTCAAAGAAGTGAAAGGGTGAAACTCGCAATTTTCACTTCCACCTCAGTTTTGATGTAAAAAGTGGCACCTTTTCCAGGCTGGAAATAGACTGTCTGGCAGAATGCAGCAGCCAACAGTGAACTCCCCAGCCACTTCCCAAGCCACAAGGCTTGCTGGTAGACCCAGTGGTGACATCCTGCACTTGTAGTAGTCGGGGCTGGATAGAGACATCTGTTGAGCATCTTTTGTATCCCTTGCTGACCAAGAAAGGTGATCAGGACTGTTTTACCCTTTGACCTTGTAGGTTTCTTTGAActcctctggacttcagttttcttatttataatagccagttagcattttttttagttcaagGTTTGCAGAATACTTAGTAGTACATGCtatctcatttaaacctcaccataactctgtgaggtaggttccattattatgtccattttgcaactgagaaaactgagtctaagTGAAGCCAAATGTCTTGCCATAATTACTTAACTCATATATaactgaggcaagacttgaactcaagtcttcccaactccaagttcaACTCTATATTCACTGTTCTAGCTCTCAGATAGAAATAATTCCTATCCTCCCTTCTTATTCAGGTAGCTGAAATAATGCATGAAAAAGTACTTCATAAAAGTTAAATCCATAAAAGTTTCACAATTGTAAGCACTATCGGCGGAAGTtgttattatttcatcttttcatcAATCATGAATATTATTTAAGATTGAAAAGTTAGTTTAATAATTTATATCATTATTTGTAGGCCACAGGGATATgacccccttcttccctccctttatgTTTCCCCCTATTAAATCAAAAACAACTCTTATTTATATGCCTCATTATTACAGACAATGCTATTTCACAAGTATTCTCTTTGGGCCTTCCAAGAAATATGTTAGGTAATGCTAATATTATTGCTCAGTTAGCATTACCTAACATATTTCTTGGAAggccattttttagatgaggagactgaggctagGTAATTCCATGTTCCAAATCACATAGTTAGTGAGCTGTGAAACTGAGCTAAGTGCTTTAGCTATTTCCTTCTAGTCTGATACAATCTGCTGCCTCAGGTACTCCAAAATTTCAGTGGCAAATGTCCTGGTCTAAGCTAAATAGGCCTCAGCTTCATCTCAGAGATTTTGTAGGAATAGTTGTAACCTTTGCCTGTTTTCCAGTTTATTCCATTGGCAAAACTCTCATGGGGGCCTCTCAAGTACAAGCCATTCAAGTTAGACAGGTGGCATTGTTTGTACCACCAGCCTCCTTTGTAGCGAAGGGCACAGTTTTCTTTATCCGGGCCATTGTTTCGATCTTTGGTCGTGAAGGGGTTGTTGTTATGGTAAGTCAGTGAGTCACCTGCAAAGAGAACAATTTAGACCAAATTTACCTGTGGAAAGAGTTAATCTCCTTAGTTTAGCATTCAAGATCCTCTACCAAATGGGCCCAAATCTATGTTTCTAACCTTACCTTATAGTGTTCCCTTAAGCCACAGAAATGcatcaagcctcagtttcccataaataaaatgaataatttaacttTGATGATGTCTAGTGTTCCTTTCATCTCTGACATTTTAAGTTAtaaaggttccttctagctctgacattttctattctaaggtttcttctagctttgATATCCTGTGCCAAAGCTCCTTTCAGCCCCATccctccttccagctctggcatcCTGAGTTCCAAAGCTCCTTCCATCCCTGACATTCTTTGTTCCAAAGCTCTGACATCCTATGTGCCagagccccttccagctctgacatcctgtgttcCAAAGCCCCTTCCAGCCTGTGTTCAAAAGCTTCTTCCATCCCTGACATCCTTTGTTCCAAAGCTCCTTCCAGCCTGTGTTCCAAAGCTCCTGACATTCTTTGTTCCaaagctccttccagctctgacatcctgtgttcCAAAGCCCCTTCCAGCTTTTATAACTTTATCAGGTGACATGTCTGCTTCAACCAATCTCCTGAttctccttctttgctttctgTCCCACTGACCTTGCATGACCAAGACAGGACCCTCTTTGACCTACCTGCATCACCTTCTACAAAGTTTCCTAGGATGAGCTTGTAGTTTTCCTCTTCGCTGCCAATGTGGAATGACCTGTACTTGGCAAAGGAGCGATTGCCATCAAAGTCACTAAAATCGATCCGGAGCTCAGAGGTTTCTATGAGAGGAAGGTTTGAAAAGATTTTAACTAGTTTTTCATAAATCACAAGATTGACTGGTAAATCCAGGACTAGAGTTCTATCTACCCAATACCCCAGCTTTGGTAGGGGACCCATAGTATATAGACAGGAATCAGTagtctttgtatttctttttgatCAATCAACACCTGAGGGAGGCAAACAGGGAAATTTGCTTCCTTGTCCATGGAGGTTTCTGACAACCAGTGGAAAAGAACACAACAGGATGGAAGACAGCCCCGGGCATGAACTTGACATGTCACTTTTTACCCCTTTAGGTttcaggtttctcatctataTTGACTAGTTAGTGATTATAAAGTACGTACTTCAAGGTTTGCCAAACAATGTATATGTTATTACATACTCCTCACAGCAACGCTCTCAGGTAGCAATTAATACCACATGGTTGGGTGAGTTGTTGAGTTGGGGTTGGGGAATGAGGAAAGGGGCAGAAAGTTGGGAAAAAGATATCTGAACAGGGAGAGGATCCCAGGAATATTCTGATAGGTCTGTCTATGTCTCCAACAGAGTCTAGTTGCTCCTCAGCTATAATTTTGGAATTCAGGTAATTTTCAAGGTTTGTCCTTATCCTCCATAATAGAGGAATGACTTTGTTCTGAAGTGAAGGATGCCAAGAAGGCCTTTACCACCAAAATAATTTCACAGGGCACTGTACCGAATGGCCAAAATTTATCATTCCAACTTCATGCCTTCGGGTTAAGTGATGTCCTTTCCCAGGCCCTCCTTAAAATATGATCATTTCCCTGAGAGATAACAGTGTGAAGTCATTGACATCTCAGTGTGAATGATTTTATCAGACTTCTCCCTGACTGAAGTGTCTAGAACAGTTCAGGGTCCTGGGTGCCTTTTCAggtaaaaagggagaaagagttgGAAGAAAAGGCAGGACTATATACtaataactcacatttgtatagtgctttaaggtttaataaaatacttttccTCACAATAAATAAATGTACATTAATTGGGTAACTCTCCctacctcatattttacagataaggaaactgaggtacaaagagTAAAGTGACCTGCTTAGGATTATATGCCAGATacagaactcaaacccaggtcttctgaccctaagaatagtgttctttctatttctatttacatgcaatctctttgagagcagggaaaacgtttcttctttctttgtaccctcagCAATTAACACGGTGCCTGGCctattttgctgttgttgttgttgttgtttagttgttttcaagtgtgttcaactttttgtgatcccattcagagttttcttgacaaagatactagaatggtttgccatttccgtgtccagttcattttacagatgagaaaactgaggcaaagttgggttaagtgacttacccaggttcacacaggtagtaaggatctgaggtaggatttaaactcgggaaaataagtctttctgaattcaggcttggcaccctatccattgtaccatctagctgcctggctggcacatagtaggtgcttaatttgGTTTTTATGCCACTGCTTTCAGGGTAGGGATCTGACTCTTCTAAAGTATCTAGCTTCTACCTTATGTTGGTATTCTCCAAGTTCCAGCACACAAATATTACGGGATAGATGAGGGGGGTGGCAGGGAAATGGGGAGGAGAAGGGCCAGCAGAGTGCATAGCAGggtgttgtttatttgtttcagaGAAGGCAAAGCAGGGAAGGAATTAATTGAGGCTGGGTCTGAACCAGCACCAAGGACTAGTGTGATCTGGGGGAAAAACCTAAACCACTCTTTCTCCAGAATCCCACCTTGAACTGTCAACAGATGAAGGTTTTCATTTCCTATCCAGAAGTCCCCCAGCTGACTGCCAAAGCCTCTCTTGTATGTAGCCCAATCCCGAAAGAAATCCACAGAACCATCTATCCTTCTTTGGAAAACCTGTGGGAGAAAGAAATCCTCTGTCAAttctggaaggggccttagattTCGCCCTATTTGGTAGATGATGAAGAAAATTGGAGCAATTTTCTGAGGTCACGCAGTCAGTAAGCAGACCCAGAGCTACACCATGGTTCCTCCCCAGggccctttccccctttccacaGGGTTATTCAACTAAACTCTAATGAGCTGATACTCACAATCCATCCCCCGCCATCAGTGTCCATGTCGCAGAACACAGTGAGAGGCTTACAgttagagaggaagagagtgtacCAGCCACTCAGAGTGTTCCCTTTGCTGAAAAGTTCACGGCAATTTCTACTTCctagaaaagagacagaagaaatcCCAAACCAACCAAGGGTAGATGCTTATTTGTGAGTGCAAATTAGACCTCACATGTCCCTTGATAATGGAAAAACTGAATTCCCAGTGCTTGTTGGTTCAGCCCAAACCCTACCTTCTCCATCAATCCTTCTACAACTAATGAAGTTCATGCTGCTTTATCAATTCCTAGAACTCTCTTAGCTtcatttcacttaatttttaatgCCTATGAACTAGACCTAAGACTTTTATCAGTGAAGGGAACCCTTGATAAGGAAACTCAAGCTGTACAGATATGAAACtcatatagtcttagagagtttcccaGAGGCCTGGAAAATGACATGATTTCTCTAGGGTCACATTTCAtctatgtgtcagagacaggccttgagccaaggtcttcctgatttcattcACAATACCACAGTCTGTCATGAATACCTTTATCTGGTCTTATATGGTCTTAAgagttgttggttttttccctTAATATATCATCTCCTTTCTCCAAGATTACAGGGTATTTCAAAAGTCTTAGTTTATGCCCTCTTAGCTAGACATAAAACTGCACCAAGAATTTTGAGACACTGTACAAGCTGTTGATAAAGATATAGATGAGGGGAAGAACCTTGGCACCTGGGGAAGCTAAAACTATCCTGGACCTCGAGTCAGAGAAGCCTCTGGTTTCAAGAAGACCTTTGACCAAGCCCTCCCATCAACTTGGGGCCCCATTTTTCAATACCCAAACCATGGTCCAAAGTCATATGGGGTTctaggaatcaggaaaagtcACCTGTCTTGCATGGATCAATTTCTCCAACATCTCCTGtacacatgaagaaaaaaattagctgGCTGAAAATCAAAACACATACACGTCCACCCTTGGGTTCTGTCAATATATGTAACAATAACGCATGTACCAATACCATTTTAAGATTCACACAAAAAAGTATGAGTGGTTGGTAAGTGTGACTCCTGCCATCAACACTACTTTGAGTCTATAAATGGGATTTAGGGGGAGATTTCTGATTGATGGTAGAAATTGACTTTTGAAGAATGGGCAATCCAATAAATGAAACCTCAGGGGCTGCTCTTATTCCAGTAAGGCATGAAGGTTCCATTCATGGagttctttgatttccttttaattacTTACCTTTGGGACCTGCCTTCCCAGGCACTCCAGGGAGGCCTCTCTCCCCTATAGACACCAAAGAGAATGGGAATGGTGATAATAAAATCCAACATTTTGCATGAAATTCACTGActccctaa is from Gracilinanus agilis isolate LMUSP501 chromosome 2, AgileGrace, whole genome shotgun sequence and encodes:
- the FCN2 gene encoding ficolin-2; this encodes MGRVVWLIVFLCFLTFTTTESDQCPDVKILGLGESDKIAVLQGCPGLPGPPGPKGEAGSDGKRGERGLPGVPGKAGPKGDVGEIDPCKTGSRNCRELFSKGNTLSGWYTLFLSNCKPLTVFCDMDTDGGGWIVFQRRIDGSVDFFRDWATYKRGFGSQLGDFWIGNENLHLLTVQETSELRIDFSDFDGNRSFAKYRSFHIGSEEENYKLILGNFVEGDAGDSLTYHNNNPFTTKDRNNGPDKENCALRYKGGWWYKQCHLSNLNGLYLRGPHESFANGINWKTGKGYNYSYKISEMKLRPI